Within the Medicago truncatula cultivar Jemalong A17 chromosome 4, MtrunA17r5.0-ANR, whole genome shotgun sequence genome, the region CTCTTGGCAGCACATTCATTTTCATCACCACTACCATCTTGTGCATGACATTGCCCCAAATTTTCACCAATTGGTTCATCATATATGAGATAAACTGCTGTCTTCATCACAATGAAACTGTTCCCAAAAACAACAATCTCGACTTTGTCACCAGGTTCCATATTTGATACTACTCTCTGCCACTCCTCATTTTCAAAGGAGGCGAATGCCTCTCTCTTATAGAGCTGAATGGTAGTCTTCGTGTGATTTATCACCAACACATTTTTTAGGCCATCTCACCAAAATGTGCACTTAGAAGACTGTGACAGtttttcataaaacaaaattgatagaAATGATGTGACGACGCTAGGTGCTAACTTAATAAAAATTCAGATTCAAGGATTTCTTGTTCTTAAGGGACATATTGATGAACTAAATGCTAGGGTGTTCAATTGGCTTAGCTGTCAGTAACTGAATGGTGAGGTGCTCATAAAGGGCTTACAGCAAGAGGCCCAATAAAAATACTAAGGTTTATTAGACCTATACTCCTAGACATGACTAAAAGCAAAATTATGAGGAACATGtaagaaatatttatatgttgaggatgaaatttcaaaataatatgtttaggattttatcattttagttttaaatgttttatacCGATAGCGAATAATCACGTTAACTTACATGTATTTCTTTAATGGTTCTAGTCTAACATGAGAGATAACATGCCAGGAGGTGTTTGAACAAAGGATGAAAGGTTATTTGTTGGTGACATCCAAGTCTGAATGATAGAAGGAAATACTTCACGTGAGTATCCCTTATTCAATGCTTTACTCCACAAAGAGAAATATATTCAATGCTTTTTGACCTTGCGACTGAAAAGGGCACTTTTGTTATTGCAGTGTTATCCACAATCAGAGTGGTTAAAGACTCCATTTGTTCCAAGTCCTTCCAATTTGTCAATAATTAAACAGCCAGAAAGAATAAGAGTTTTCAGAGATTTCAACGAATAGATGGTTCTTGGAAGGTTACGAAGGCTAGTACAGTCTTTCAAATTTATAATGAGAACTTTATGGAGATGACCAATGGTATGGGAAACCTCAGACAGCCTTGGACAATCTTTGAGTATTAGTTTTTCTAGATTAGGCATGTGTGAAAAATCTGGGGTCTGTACTAGACAATGAGAATGACTAAGATTGAGAAATTTTAGATTCTCCAGCCTCTGCAAGAACAAAAATGTTATGTAGAGAACTTAGGTAAGAAgcttaaataaatatataaataaaagcaGTAACAATTATGAATAACCTCGAGTGgcaagtaaaatatttaattgggTATAGTGTCATTGACTCATTGTTTTTAATACAGATATAAAATGGTTAAGTATTATTTTTGCTTTCAAAACCATCCAACCAAGGCTACATTTCCGAATGTAATGTTCCATGTATGAGCATTCTAAtgagaatttaaaaaatttgggaTGACAAATaggtttgaaatttaaattgaaagcTTCTTTACTCAAATAGTCAAAGATTGCAATCCTTTCCTTCACAATCTACCTGTAAATCTTAAAACTATCATCCAATTATGAATTTCCAAATTATAAGAGAAGTTCCATTATCATGACCATTTCATAGGAAATCTGAGTTTTTATAAAGCACTAAAACATTAGATAAAAggtaaaaaatgttttatactTGGGTAGAATCAAATTTAAACCCATATCCCAATTCATTTAACTTTTAgatgtttttaattgtttattttaaaatttagtggAACTAATGTTTCGTTAAAATAATAAGCTTTACAATTTAGACATTTGGAAAATTTTCACTTAAGGTACTGGCAAAATTAGAAAGGTTGAGAACCAGATGAAAACTGTCTAcgtaaaaatgaaaattgaaaacaattcataaaatgcaaaaaatttaaCTCAAAATTAATACCTGCATCTAtttccagaaaaaaaaaaattgatattgttGTTTTCTAGCTGAATGGAAACTAAATTTCTTTGGTAAAAGTTTGTGGGCATCAATGTTAAAGGAAATTCATTCCAACACAGCCATCTCAAATTTCTTGAAAGATATTTAAAATCTCCATCAAGTTGTACACCAGAAGGTTGAAGCAATCTCAGTTTCTTCATGTTCTCAAATGCATTGGTACTAAAACATTTTGCATTAGCTGCCAACTTCAAAACTAGTCCTCAACAGCTTGTGCACCCTGTGAAACACTTAGGATATGAGGCAGATAAAAACTTGTGATGAAACCAAACAATTTTACTGGAAGCACATAACGATTAACATCCAAACTAATATTCAAAGCTTTTGTGATAATCAACAGAATAGATGAATGTTGACAGCTAGCtcatatatgtttgttttgcaTCTTTAAGCTTTAGATGTTTTAAATctagaataaaagaaaaagtataagACGTTCTTACATTTTGTTATGACAAATACATCATGAACATCCTCATGAAACCATAACCTACTACGCTTCTCGAGTTTCTTTGGTGATTTCTGTCGGATGATCTCTCTTCCCATATCTCGTAGCAAATCATGCATTCCAAGCTTGTTTTTATCATCAATAGTTACAAGGCTTCGCTCAACAAGGACACTTATTCCGATTTCAGCAAAAAGACCACAACCATTTAATATATCCATAACATCGTTTCGGTCCATCCCAATAAAGAAAAAAGCAATGTCAAGGAATATATCTCTCTCGGTGTCATCATTTAAACCATCATAGCTTATTTTCAACTTCTTTTGCACTTGATCATTGGGAATTCTCTTGAGTTTCTCCAATAGACACTCCCATTTTGTTACCTGTCTATCAAACAAGTAGGACCCAAGGACTTCCAGAGCCAGCGGGAGTCCCCCACAATACTAGACAACATTTATGgaaatttgagcaaattttctCTTGGACTCACTTTCTTGAATGCATGCCAACTAAAAAGCTCAAGAGATTCACTTTCATCTATTTCCTCCATTATGTATACTTGGTTAACTCTATCCCCTCTAATTATTTGCTTATCTCTGGTTGTGATGATTATTCTACTCCCTGAACCAAACCATTTGCAACCAACTTTATTGTAAACGGATTTTGCAATAGTTGTTTTACCAATACCTTCCATACCCCACATCCCTAGTAGTAGAACATCATTTGAAAATGGAGTGTCCAGTAGTTGAATCATATCTAGCACTCGAGATTCGACTCTAACTGGATGGTCAGCAATGAACAGGTCTGTCTTGTCAAGCAAATGTGTAACTTTTTCAACAATATCCTTGATATCCTCACTTTCGTtcctatgaaaaaaataaaccaatGAAAAATGCATATTTACGTTTGCGTATGTGCCAAAAGTAAATGGTAAATTTGAGTAAGAGAAGTATAATTGTATATGTGTATGTGGAAGTTGAATTGTTTCCAAAAACTTGCAAAGAATCAGGAAATGTTGTCCAGTAGCTTATTCAGAAACAAATTATAGGTGCAATTATCATATAGTACATTAACAACATGGCAAGAAATCGGagatttaaaataaaagcttAAGATATCAACTATATGTCACATATTAAGCAAACAGGGAATGATTCTTTCACACGCACAAGAATATTTATGCAGAACTGGGGCACtttagaagaaaagaaagaaaatacaaaggaacttaatataaacaaaaggtCAAAACTCAAAGGGACATGAATGGCCAATGAGCTATGAAGCAAGTACACTCTTCAGATTAAGTGTGTCCTAGTGTCAGACACATGTCAGTGTCCGaaccgacacgacaccgacataCAATATGATAGAACTAGTACAATGACTTTTTTGTTGGCCAAGTCTGTATATTTCACTTTAATGCAATGACTTTCTGTTGCTTCATTGTATATTTGAAagttttgacttttttatttgttggtcTCTTATTGTTATATATTGCCATAGTTTCACATAAGACCCTTCATATgtcttcaaagttcaaacatgGGATTACGCTTTTTGATAAACTTGCTGGGTAACCTCACATATCCAGAATCTGTGAAGATCATGTTCCATTTGGTTGAATAGATAGCAAGTCATCGTGGAGCCATGTTCACGATAAATATTGTATTAGATAACtctatatgtgtgtgtttttcccattttcttttgttgtttactTTTTCACAGTAAAGTTTATCCATTTGTttgcaacaacaaccaagttttATCTCACTAAGtagggtcggctacatggatcaaacaacGCCGTAATGTTGTACTATATCTCAATCCAACTCATTAAtgatctttcttaatagtttctcttagtTTTTCTATGTTATCCTCCGTGTCTAGTGATTTGACTACCCTTCATATGATCTACTCCCCTTATTACAAAATCTACATGTCTTtttctacatgcccaaaccaccttAGTCGAGTCTCCACTATCTTTTCTACAATAGGTGTTATGATCATATtttgtctagtcttaccacacatccaacaCAAAATCCTCATCTTTATTACACTTATTATAATATTAGCTCCATTACTACCTGCAactctttttttgttgaatacTAACAATAGTTGATGCTTTGAGTTGCTGGATCCTTGCCCATTTGATACTAATTAGTAAGATTCCTTAacacaaaaatgaaaacttttgtacatgaagaatatatattaacaagGCTGTTATTGTATCTAATCTCGGAGGGAGGGAGTACCTGAGATTTGACACCACTGTGGACCTGCATAGTTCTTAGAGAAGACGATAACAGAAACTCTAGAACCATAGATCCCTTGAAGTAGTGATGTTGAGATGTAATCTCCTCTTTGAAGCGAGTGATCGTCCTTGAAGAAGGTGAATCCGGCGTTTCAAAGAGAAGCATAAGGCTGTGAAGTGAAAGATGTACGTGTATCTTCGCCTCTGAAACTTAAGAATACGTCGTGTTTGATTCCACTGTCTGGAATATATTCATCAGAAAAGGAACTGGTAGCGGAAGACATAGATGGATCTATGAAATTTGATTTCGAGATCGATCTATGGATTTTGGATGTACTTTTCAGTTAATGTTTAAAAACTTTCTGCAGAACAACTTTTAACGCTATGTCTAGATCTGTTCAGATTAAATTCCCCACCCAGAATATTCTTTGGctttttttattaatacaaAAATGATACTCCCTCCTCTCCTCTataatggaaaaagaaaaattgacactaatttttttttttttgaggtaatgacactaatattttttgttgtttttttcttcaaattattcgGTGATTAAAAATTCACAAAGTTGGAATTTCGAATTTAAACTTACATATTGTAATGTTCCTTCTTATCTGGGACATGTTTACatagaataatttttattatttagattttttgtgttaattgaAGTTCGATTGGAGATCTAGGGTTGAAATCTTgacaaagagaaaaaaagataacaacaattaacatactattattagaaaaatctattttttttaattcttttattttatttttttcaatatcatTAAGTGAAGGATAATTTACAAATTAACTCGTAACTTCTCTTTTTCATACGAGATagcatttttaatttgtttgaaattgtCAAAATGAATTATAATTGCAAGAACCGTGAGTCTGGCCTATTTCGATACTCGTGTGGAGTCCAAACTCATCAATCAAAACGACAAGGATGACAAAGCATTTTCCTTATAAGGTGAAAATACTAAAAATGTGGAACTCAAATAGTGAATTCGTAGAAGTCCAACTGAAATATGACCCCACCAAGACTATGAAGATTTGGGTCGAACCTCCCTTATAGTTTAGCTTTATTTTACctttatcatgataagtgtttattgtaCAAGGTAGTGTTCTTGCATTTGATTCATCAATAACCGTGTGTCATATGAATTGCCAATTTGaagttttaataaaattataattgaatcgttgtaaatcaaacacacatttaaactATCTTTAAATgtcatcgtgagcttagctcacttggtatggacaatgcataatacaaAGTCCAGGATTCAAACCCCGCGgcaaccaccaaaaaaaattatctttaaatGAGCGcaaaaaactcaatttaaggAACTTCTTTGTGCGGTTAAAACAGATAAAAACTAGGAGGAACTTAATTTGTGCGGTTAAAACAGTTAAAAGACTAGGAGCAGCCTAGTGGTTCATTTTTGTATCAAGAGATATTGGTATCGATTCGTGGTTTGAACTACTTTACAATTCACCAACATGAACTATTTTTTGGAAGCTTAAGCTTTAGGCAATAGTGAAAATTGACAAAGAAGAATGCAAGCAACACTTGCTTTTGAACACTCTAAAACTCTcctttattggatgaaatcaatgtatgtcccaccataTTTTATGGATTCTATTTCCAAAGTGTAGACTCGCaataatttaaatcaataagAGAAGAGATTGTTCAAAAGAATGTGTTGCTAGCACTACTCTGTgacaaaaagaaatattttacaTCACGGTAGTTTTGAGGTTAAACCAGCAATCCACTGAGACCATCTCAATATTCAGCTATAGCCTCTAATAACATGCTTTCAATTCCTTAACCGTTGTTTGCACAAGGGATCAAAATCATGTTAAACTTCACAACAATGGAATacaaaatttagaagaaaataaTAGGATGAAGAACATATCACCATAATATTGTTAAAGGTAATTAAACTGAAACAGCATGAAGCAGTTCAGAATTGCGCACTagtataatgaaaataaaataaaaaatatgctcAGTCACTTCACCAAACAAACCTCCCAATCAACAAAAATGCCCACtcatcttaaaataaataaatctgcTAGCAATATAGTTTGATCAAAAAATTTAAGCAGCAGTTACATTTTGAGCAGCCTGCCTCTTTCTAGCCTCTTCAATAACAGTCAACTTGATACCTTTACCTTTAGGAAGAGACACCCAAGGTTTTGTTCCTTTGCCAATAGTAAACACATTGCCCAGCCGAGTGGCAAACTCATGACCACTTGCATCCTGAACGTGAATAGTCTCAAAAGTTCCTTTATGTTTCTCTCTGTTCTTGATGACACCAACACGACCTCTATTCCTTCCTCCGGTAACCATGACAACATTCCCCACATCAAACTTGATAAAATCAGTGATCTTGTTGTTTTCAAGGTCAAGTTTGATGGTGTCATTAGCCTTAATTAGTGGATCTGGATAACGGATGGTGCGACCATCATAGGTGTTCAGATAGGGAATGCCCTTCTGTCCGAATTGAACAGATCGAACCTTGCAGAGCTTAAACTGCCAAAATGAAAGAATATAAGAAAACAGAAGCAAAGAACAATTGAAATATAGCTATGGTAAGGATCAGCTAGCATCTCAAAAGACTTCcttgtaaaaatattatttcctgTATGCATCTGACATTAGTATTTTGAGAACTGAGACCCTTGAAGACTTGTACCCTATGAAGTACAAATACTGACACAGACACGACATGGACAATGACATGCACGCGATGATAATAATTTAAGTAGCATATCCCTAAAAAGGGTCATAAGTCATTAGTCTAGTTGGTCATACACTCCCTTAAGCAGTGTGTGAGTGAGTGACAATGTGCATTGATAAACAGGGTGTGATATATAATAGATAAAGCACAAAATTACTGCAAAAAATACAAGGGGAAAGAAATTTCATTATTAGAGTTGAAATTAGAGAGATTGTGAAGGATAATACAAACCTTTGCCTCATCGTCCCTAACAGAGTGGAGACGGAACCGACCCTTGGTGTCATACAGAAGACGAaagttttcatttgttttggGAATAGAAACAACATCTGGTCAAATCAAgagataagaaaaaattaatcattcGAAAATGCAAAACCAAAATCCTACTTACTGAATTGTAGAAACTCAATCACAAAACTATTGCAAGAAATAATGTTGAAAACTAACAATTCtgtccaaaaatttaaaagcaATAATAACTATGACTTAGCACTTTAACAACACTGTGGGAATCAAGTTTGAAAATGCACATACCCATGAAACCAGCGGGATATGTCTTGTCTGTCCTAACCTTGCCATCAACAAGAACATGACGCTGCATCAAGATGGCAATAACTTCTCTGTATGTTAGAGCATATTTCAGTCTGTTTCGCAGGATGAGGATCAAAGGAAGGCACTCCCTTGACTTGTGGGGTCCAGATGATGGCTTTGGTGCCTGCACATCCAAACCAATTGAGCATATGATTCAAATGGAACATACAAATAAACACAGGTAATATAATTCAGATGAAGTGTGGAAAATGGTCATACAAAGGCTCCACCAAGTTTGTCAAGCATCCAATGTTTTGGAGCATTGAGTCTCTTCAAGTGTTTCTTCAACCCTCTTGCCTGAAATATATTATAGTAGTTATAAATTAGAATATGAGGTTATATTTAAAGATGTTCTATATTCCTAACAATTACACAAAGCCAATGAAACATTGTtaccaaaagtaaaaaatttaataaaatgtgTCAGAAAATCTAGGGAGAGCATAGTTAGTAGAGGGATCAAAAGAGAGCATTGAAAACACCAAAGCTAAAGAATACAAGCCATATATGAGGCCAAATAAGTAACACAACTAATACTTGATTTACTATGTACATAA harbors:
- the LOC11411552 gene encoding 40S ribosomal protein S4; amino-acid sequence: MARGLKKHLKRLNAPKHWMLDKLGGAFAPKPSSGPHKSRECLPLILILRNRLKYALTYREVIAILMQRHVLVDGKVRTDKTYPAGFMDVVSIPKTNENFRLLYDTKGRFRLHSVRDDEAKFKLCKVRSVQFGQKGIPYLNTYDGRTIRYPDPLIKANDTIKLDLENNKITDFIKFDVGNVVMVTGGRNRGRVGVIKNREKHKGTFETIHVQDASGHEFATRLGNVFTIGKGTKPWVSLPKGKGIKLTVIEEARKRQAAQNVTAA